Below is a genomic region from Thermithiobacillus tepidarius DSM 3134.
CTTGGCCCCTGCCGGGCCGGCACAGAGCGGCCCGCAACGCGTGCCGCGCGGACCCGTCCCCGCCGGCATGGAGGCGACGGATCCGGCGCCCCGGCTACCTCTCCCCCGTGCGCTTGCCCAGATCCATGAATGGCTTGATGAGTTCGATGGGGAACGGAAAGATGGTGGTGGAGTTCTTCTCCGCGGCGATCTCGGTGAGGGTCTGCAGGTAGCGCAGCTGGATGGCCATGGGCGCCTCTTCCAGGGTCTTCGCCGCATTCACCAGGGTCTGGGAAGCCTGCAGCTCGCCCTCGGCGTGGATCACCTTGGCGCGGCGCTCGCGCTCGGCCTCGGCTTGCCGGGCGATGGCGCGGATCATGGTGTCGGGAATGTCCACGTGCTTGATCTCGACGTTGCTGACCTTGATGCCCCAGGCGTCGGTCTGGGCGTCGAGGATGTCCTGGATGTCCTTGTTGAGCTTGTCCCGCTCCGCCAGCATCTCGTCCAGCTCGTGCTTGCCCAGCACCGAGCGCAGGGTGGTCTGGGCGAACTGGTTGGTGGCCGCCATGACGTTTTCCACCTGGATGACGGCCTTCTGCGGATCCACCACGCGGAAGTAGACCACGGCATTGACCTTGACCGAAACGTTGTCGCGCGAGATGACGTCCTGGGTGGGCACGTCCAGGACGATGGTGCGCAGGTCCACCCGCACCATCTGCTGCACGATGGGGATCAGGATGATGAGGCCCGGGCCCTTGACGCGCCAGAAGCGCCCCAACTGGAAGACCACGGCGCGCTCGTACTCGCGCAGCACCTTCAGGGAAGCCGCCAGAAAAACGATCAGGACGATCAGGATCAGCAGAAGGGGTGTAGTCAGCATGGAAGGCTCCTTCGTGTCAAAGATAGGTGGGCAGCGCCGCCGCGCCCCGAACTGTTTTTCTACGTTTTTTCATGGACACGCTTCCCGTCCTCGCGTCACTCCGCAGGCGTGCCCGGCGTCAGGATGGGGCCCAGGCTTCCGGGCCCTCCCGCCTTTTCCACCCGCAGCGTCAGCCCGTCGAGGCCGGTCACGCGCAGGCGTTCACCCTTGTGCACCGGCTCCGCGGCCTGCGCCTGCCAGATCTCGCCGTGGGCCCGCACGTGTCCCTGGCCGACGAAGTCTTCCAGCGCCTCGGCCTCGCTGCCGACCAGCTGCTCGGCGCCGGTCACCACCGGGCGGTGGCGCGCCTTGAGCGCCATGCTGGCCACGGCGAAGAGGAAACCGCCGCTCAGCAGCGCGGCGGCGGCGATGAGCGGCAAGGCGATGCCGAAACCGGGAACATCCCCTTCCATGAGCATGAGGGAGCCGAGCACGAAGGCTACCAGACCGCCCAGGCCGAGGGCGCCGAAGCTGGGCACGAACGCCTCGGCCACGAAGAAGAGCAGGCCCAGGATGATGAGCGCCAGGCCGGCATAGTTCACGGGCAACACCTGGAAGGCGAAGAGAGCGAGCAGCAGCGAAATGGCGCCGATAACGCCCGGCAGCACGGAGCCGGGGTTGGCCAGTTCGAAGATCAGGCCGTACACGCCGATCAGCATCAGGATGTAAGCGATGTTGGGATCGGTGATGGTCGCCAGCAGCCGATTGCGCCAGTCGGGCATGAACCGCTGGATCTCCACATTCTGCAGGGCCAGAGTGCGTACGCCGCCGGCGGTTTTGAGCGTTTTCCCCTCCAACTGGCGCAGCAGGGCCGGCAGATCCGGCGCCACGTAGTCGATCACGCGCAATGTCAAGGCCTGCTCCGCCGGCAGGGAGGCAGCCTCCCGCACCGCCTGCTCGGCCCAC
It encodes:
- a CDS encoding slipin family protein, with product MLTTPLLLILIVLIVFLAASLKVLREYERAVVFQLGRFWRVKGPGLIILIPIVQQMVRVDLRTIVLDVPTQDVISRDNVSVKVNAVVYFRVVDPQKAVIQVENVMAATNQFAQTTLRSVLGKHELDEMLAERDKLNKDIQDILDAQTDAWGIKVSNVEIKHVDIPDTMIRAIARQAEAERERRAKVIHAEGELQASQTLVNAAKTLEEAPMAIQLRYLQTLTEIAAEKNSTTIFPFPIELIKPFMDLGKRTGER
- a CDS encoding NfeD family protein yields the protein MLALLLPMAAAAAPVLVLRVDGAIGPATHDYISRGLDRAAEERAQLVVVEMDTPGGLDTSMRAIIRDILASPVPVAIYVTPSGARAASAGTYLLYAAHIAAMTPGTNLGAATPVQIGSPGMPGGEEPSPERKERPANAMERKQVNDAVAYIRSLAALRGRNAEWAEQAVREAASLPAEQALTLRVIDYVAPDLPALLRQLEGKTLKTAGGVRTLALQNVEIQRFMPDWRNRLLATITDPNIAYILMLIGVYGLIFELANPGSVLPGVIGAISLLLALFAFQVLPVNYAGLALIILGLLFFVAEAFVPSFGALGLGGLVAFVLGSLMLMEGDVPGFGIALPLIAAAALLSGGFLFAVASMALKARHRPVVTGAEQLVGSEAEALEDFVGQGHVRAHGEIWQAQAAEPVHKGERLRVTGLDGLTLRVEKAGGPGSLGPILTPGTPAE